A portion of the Feifania hominis genome contains these proteins:
- a CDS encoding ROK family protein, translated as MEYRIGMDLGGTNIAAGLVAGGELLVRRSVPTRAAEGEHAVIARMVSLVRELSAECGAGPGGVASLGVGTPGAVEPDSGRVLFCNNLGWRDVALRERLGEATGLPVAVGNDADCAALGEALFGGERRSDMALLTIGTGVGLGVVRDGTLVTGMRGAAGEFGHTTLIAGGELCSCGRRGCLERYAAFPALIRAAQRAADGGDIPLARLRDEGCLNGREIFALARGGSERAAALVSSFIGHIGDGVVNLVNLLDPGCVVIGGGIAPEGEYVLAPIREKLSREAYLGQRLPPVVMAALGGDAGILGAAALTPRQ; from the coding sequence ATGGAGTACCGCATCGGAATGGATCTCGGGGGCACCAACATCGCCGCGGGCCTTGTCGCCGGTGGCGAGCTGCTTGTGCGCCGCTCGGTGCCGACGCGCGCCGCCGAGGGGGAACATGCCGTCATCGCCCGCATGGTGTCCCTCGTGCGGGAGCTTTCGGCCGAGTGCGGCGCGGGACCGGGCGGCGTCGCCTCTCTCGGCGTGGGAACACCCGGCGCGGTGGAGCCGGACAGCGGGCGCGTTCTCTTCTGCAACAACCTCGGCTGGCGCGACGTGGCGCTGCGCGAGCGCCTGGGCGAGGCCACGGGACTGCCCGTCGCCGTGGGCAACGACGCCGACTGCGCCGCGCTCGGCGAGGCGCTCTTCGGCGGCGAGCGGCGCTCTGACATGGCGCTTTTGACCATCGGCACGGGCGTCGGCCTCGGCGTCGTGCGTGACGGCACACTTGTCACGGGTATGCGGGGCGCCGCCGGTGAATTTGGGCACACCACGCTCATCGCGGGCGGCGAGCTCTGCTCCTGCGGGCGGCGCGGGTGCCTTGAGCGCTACGCGGCGTTCCCGGCGCTCATCCGCGCGGCACAGCGGGCGGCGGACGGGGGAGACATTCCTCTCGCGAGACTGCGCGACGAGGGCTGCTTAAACGGCCGGGAGATCTTCGCGCTCGCAAGAGGCGGCAGCGAGAGGGCGGCCGCGCTTGTGTCCAGCTTCATCGGTCACATCGGCGACGGGGTGGTGAATCTCGTCAATCTGCTCGACCCGGGCTGTGTGGTCATCGGGGGCGGCATCGCGCCCGAGGGGGAGTATGTGCTCGCCCCCATCCGGGAAAAGCTCAGCCGCGAGGCCTATCTCGGGCAGCGGCTGCCGCCGGTCGTCATGGCAGCGCTCGGCGGTGATGCGGGGATACTCGGCGCGGCGGCGCTCACACCGCGGCAATAG
- a CDS encoding zinc ribbon domain-containing protein → MKSIKPGRGPSMMSAVGSIAAGVFGVFWTIGAASMGAPGFFVGFGVVFILLAVGQAIYAFYNATAKNRMSAFDITEHGEEPDPLDPNARMGERPAARADAGAPERFCPYCGAPTEGDYAYCRACGRKLPD, encoded by the coding sequence ATGAAGAGCATTAAACCGGGCAGAGGCCCCTCGATGATGAGCGCCGTCGGCTCGATTGCCGCCGGTGTGTTTGGCGTCTTTTGGACCATTGGCGCGGCGAGCATGGGCGCGCCCGGCTTCTTTGTGGGGTTCGGGGTGGTATTCATTCTGCTCGCCGTGGGGCAGGCGATCTACGCCTTTTACAACGCCACGGCAAAGAACCGCATGTCCGCCTTTGACATCACCGAGCACGGCGAGGAGCCCGACCCCCTCGACCCGAATGCGCGCATGGGCGAGCGCCCGGCGGCCCGCGCGGACGCGGGTGCGCCAGAGCGGTTCTGCCCCTACTGCGGCGCGCCCACCGAGGGCGACTACGCCTACTGCCGCGCCTGCGGCAGAAAGCTGCCCGACTGA
- the thiM gene encoding hydroxyethylthiazole kinase, with the protein MGNGRWKTVRENQTLRAQVPLVHCITNYVTVNDVANAILACGGSPIMADDIAEAADIAAVSSALVINIGTLNARTVASMLSAGAAANAKGVPVVLDPVGAGASALRNDAVRRLLEAVRFAAIRGNLSEISHLAGLSVSTRGVDSSEADSGNDAVSVARAAARRYGCVVAVTGAVDVITDGARVARVENGVPEMSRVTGTGCMLSGVIGAYVGANRDVLPAVVAAVASMGIAGELSLERHGGAGTGSFHIGILDALSKITDETIEKRGRITYEEEH; encoded by the coding sequence CTGGGAAATGGCAGGTGGAAAACAGTGAGAGAAAATCAAACACTCCGCGCGCAGGTGCCGCTGGTACACTGCATCACAAATTATGTGACCGTCAACGACGTGGCAAACGCCATACTCGCCTGCGGCGGGTCACCCATCATGGCCGACGACATCGCCGAGGCCGCGGACATCGCCGCGGTCAGCAGCGCCCTTGTCATCAACATCGGCACACTGAACGCGCGCACCGTCGCCTCCATGCTCAGCGCGGGCGCTGCGGCAAACGCCAAGGGCGTGCCCGTTGTGCTCGACCCGGTCGGCGCGGGCGCGTCGGCGCTGCGAAACGACGCGGTGCGGCGGCTGCTCGAGGCGGTGCGCTTCGCCGCCATCCGCGGCAACCTCTCCGAGATCTCCCATCTCGCGGGGCTCTCGGTCTCCACGCGCGGCGTCGACAGCAGCGAGGCCGACAGCGGCAACGATGCCGTGTCCGTCGCCAGGGCGGCGGCCCGGCGGTATGGCTGTGTCGTGGCCGTCACCGGCGCGGTCGACGTCATCACCGACGGCGCGCGGGTCGCGCGTGTGGAAAACGGCGTGCCCGAAATGAGCCGGGTCACCGGTACGGGCTGCATGCTCTCCGGCGTGATCGGCGCCTATGTGGGGGCAAACCGCGACGTTCTGCCCGCCGTTGTGGCGGCCGTCGCCTCCATGGGCATTGCGGGCGAGCTCTCGCTCGAGCGGCACGGCGGCGCGGGGACGGGGAGCTTCCACATCGGCATCCTCGACGCACTGAGCAAAATCACCGATGAAACCATCGAAAAGAGAGGCCGAATCACCTATGAAGAAGAGCATTGA
- a CDS encoding HAD family hydrolase, translating to MERLEQIAGAIFDLDGTLLDSMWVWQEVDRRFLARRGIAVPDDYMAAVNALEFSAAARYTIDRFALDETPQHLMDEWMELSRQAYAAEVALKPHAGDYLRTLARRGVPLGVATSAAPELFIPALRRCGVYGLFAAFTTTREVGRGKQFPDVYLETAKKLGLPASRCAVFEDTLLGIRGAKRGGFLTVGILEPCSAHEADDIRREADITAASFAELLPQPV from the coding sequence GTGGAGAGGTTAGAGCAGATCGCGGGCGCGATCTTCGATCTCGACGGCACGCTGCTCGACTCCATGTGGGTGTGGCAGGAGGTCGACCGGCGGTTTCTCGCCCGGCGTGGAATTGCGGTGCCCGACGACTACATGGCCGCCGTCAACGCCCTGGAATTCTCCGCCGCCGCGCGCTACACCATCGACCGCTTTGCCCTCGACGAGACGCCGCAGCACCTCATGGACGAGTGGATGGAACTCTCACGGCAGGCCTATGCCGCCGAGGTCGCCCTCAAACCCCATGCCGGTGACTATCTGCGCACACTCGCCCGGCGCGGGGTGCCGCTCGGCGTGGCGACCTCCGCTGCGCCCGAGCTGTTCATTCCAGCGCTTCGCCGCTGCGGGGTGTACGGACTGTTCGCCGCTTTCACCACCACCCGCGAGGTCGGCCGGGGTAAACAGTTTCCCGACGTCTACCTCGAGACCGCCAAAAAGCTGGGACTGCCCGCCTCGCGCTGCGCCGTGTTTGAGGACACTTTGCTCGGTATCCGCGGGGCCAAACGCGGCGGCTTTCTCACCGTCGGCATCCTCGAGCCCTGCTCCGCCCACGAGGCCGACGACATCCGCCGCGAGGCGGATATCACCGCGGCTTCGTTTGCCGAGCTTCTCCCGCAGCCGGTGTGA
- the mtaB gene encoding tRNA (N(6)-L-threonylcarbamoyladenosine(37)-C(2))-methylthiotransferase MtaB has translation MRAAFLTLGCKVNQVETQVIREQFKAAGYELVDFDEPADVYVVNTCSVTAVSDKKSRQALRRAKRRNPAAIVVATGCYPQTAPAELEAMREVDVVVGNRRKSEILDAVAEAQRSMGRVVRLRDLTHESRFEPLRATAHFEHTRAAVKIQDGCDNFCAYCIIPYARGRICSKPLDEAVEELRGLARRGFLEIVLTGIEIASYGEGGEIALVDLLEACDAALDEMGSPARLRLGSLEPRIVTPAFVARLANLHHICPQFHLSLQSGCDETLRRMNRKYDTALYREAVRLLRRHIPHTAITTDLMVGFPGETDAELEQTLLFLDEIGFAKVHVFAYSRRPGTAADRMPGQIPVRVKELRSHLVIERMERARQAFFAAQLGEVFPVLFETEVSPGVFEGVTPNYTPVRAASSEPLAGTLRPVLLTGAGADWCEGVLADKTEK, from the coding sequence ATGAGAGCCGCCTTTCTCACGCTCGGCTGCAAAGTAAATCAGGTGGAGACGCAGGTCATCCGCGAACAGTTCAAGGCCGCCGGCTACGAGCTCGTCGACTTTGACGAACCGGCCGACGTCTACGTGGTCAACACCTGCTCGGTCACGGCCGTCAGCGACAAGAAGTCGCGCCAGGCGCTGCGCCGGGCAAAGCGCCGCAACCCCGCGGCCATCGTGGTGGCCACCGGCTGCTACCCCCAGACTGCGCCCGCCGAGCTCGAGGCCATGCGCGAGGTCGACGTGGTGGTCGGCAACCGCCGAAAGAGCGAGATCCTCGACGCCGTCGCCGAGGCCCAGCGCAGCATGGGGCGCGTCGTGCGCCTGCGCGATCTCACCCACGAGAGCCGCTTTGAACCCCTGCGCGCCACGGCCCATTTTGAGCACACCCGAGCCGCCGTCAAGATTCAGGACGGCTGCGACAACTTCTGTGCCTACTGCATCATCCCCTACGCGCGCGGGCGCATCTGCTCAAAGCCCCTCGACGAGGCGGTTGAGGAGCTGCGCGGCCTCGCCCGGCGCGGCTTTCTGGAAATCGTGCTCACCGGCATTGAGATCGCCTCCTACGGCGAGGGGGGCGAGATCGCGCTTGTCGATCTGCTCGAGGCCTGCGACGCGGCCCTCGACGAGATGGGTTCGCCCGCGCGCCTGCGCCTCGGCTCGCTCGAGCCGCGCATCGTCACGCCCGCCTTTGTCGCGCGCCTTGCGAATCTTCACCACATCTGCCCGCAGTTTCACCTCTCGCTGCAGTCCGGCTGCGACGAGACGCTGCGGCGCATGAACCGCAAATACGACACCGCCCTCTACCGCGAGGCGGTGCGCCTGCTGCGCCGGCACATTCCCCACACGGCGATCACCACCGATCTGATGGTGGGCTTCCCCGGCGAGACCGACGCGGAACTGGAACAGACGCTTCTCTTTCTCGATGAGATCGGCTTTGCGAAAGTCCATGTCTTCGCCTACTCGCGCCGCCCCGGCACCGCAGCCGACCGCATGCCCGGCCAGATACCCGTCCGTGTGAAAGAGCTGCGCTCCCACCTCGTCATCGAGCGCATGGAGCGCGCCCGGCAGGCGTTTTTCGCCGCTCAGCTCGGCGAGGTCTTCCCCGTGCTCTTTGAGACCGAGGTGTCGCCCGGCGTCTTCGAGGGGGTCACGCCCAATTACACGCCTGTGCGCGCCGCGTCGTCCGAGCCTCTGGCCGGTACGCTCCGGCCGGTGCTTCTCACCGGCGCCGGCGCCGACTGGTGCGAGGGAGTCTTGGCCGACAAAACGGAAAAATAA
- the thiE gene encoding thiamine phosphate synthase, with protein MKKSIDYSLYLCTDRGLMTSPTIEQSVELALLGGASVVQLREKDCSSREFYELGLRVRAITDRFGVPLIVNDRVDIALAVGAAGVHVGQGDLPCRAVRALVGEDCIVGVSASTLEQAIEAERDGADYLGIGAMNATATKTDAALVTPEQFEEIRRAVHIPLVVIGGVNASNIAQYRRMGADGAAVVSAIVAQPDVEAAARELLTLWRG; from the coding sequence ATGAAGAAGAGCATTGACTACTCGCTCTACCTGTGCACCGACCGTGGGCTGATGACCAGCCCCACCATTGAGCAGAGCGTCGAGCTCGCCCTGCTCGGCGGCGCGAGCGTGGTGCAGCTGCGTGAGAAAGACTGCTCGAGCCGCGAGTTCTATGAGCTCGGCCTGCGGGTCAGAGCCATCACCGACCGCTTCGGCGTGCCGCTCATCGTCAACGACCGGGTGGACATCGCCCTCGCCGTCGGCGCCGCGGGGGTCCACGTCGGCCAGGGCGACCTGCCCTGCCGGGCTGTGCGCGCCCTCGTGGGGGAGGACTGCATCGTCGGCGTCTCAGCCTCGACGCTCGAACAGGCCATCGAGGCCGAGCGCGACGGAGCCGACTACCTCGGCATTGGGGCCATGAACGCCACCGCCACCAAGACCGACGCCGCCCTCGTGACCCCCGAACAGTTCGAAGAGATCCGCCGCGCGGTACACATCCCCCTCGTTGTGATCGGCGGCGTCAACGCCTCAAACATCGCGCAGTATCGCCGCATGGGCGCCGACGGGGCCGCCGTGGTCTCGGCCATCGTCGCGCAGCCCGACGTCGAGGCGGCCGCGCGGGAGCTTTTAACGCTGTGGAGAGGTTAG
- a CDS encoding Na/Pi symporter, with protein sequence MDAFVTYLPVLAGIALFLYGMKIMSGSLEKLAGAKLEKTLEKMTKNRLKGVALGAAVTAVIQSSSATTVMIVGFVNAGIMKLTQAIPAIMGANIGTTVTAQILRLGDVSGVGFLLTLIKPNNLAPILLIIGTMMVVFGSGKKTKDIGSLIAGLGMLFFGMSTMEQTLTPLRDLPQFQQAMAAVSNPLLGVALGAVLTAVLQSSSASIGILQALSATGAITFATAAPIILGTNIGTCIPVIMASIGANKNAKRAATVHLYFNVIGSIIFLIGIYAIQYTVGFSFWGDAMTRGSIADFHILFNVVNTIILLPFTNQLAKLAKRTVRDKKGERSREDENLLEDRFLATPGLALEQCRKVIVDMGETAFANFYRSCNLVQKFDNKEFKHLNDEENFLDKSESLLGNYLVRITSGNLNDHDSKTASEYLHAIGDFERIGDYSVNIAEVGEYNHENGITLSESAQRELETINNAVREILSMTVMAFENNDAALAAQVEPLEEVIDVMKETLKNKHVERLQAGICNVQSGISFIEVLTNLERISDHCSNIAVNVIKMVERSTKFDPHEHLRKVHEGVSGEYKEKFDEYTEKYLIPLEKIH encoded by the coding sequence GTGGACGCTTTTGTAACGTATCTGCCGGTTCTGGCGGGAATAGCGCTTTTTCTCTATGGCATGAAGATCATGAGCGGCTCGCTCGAGAAACTCGCGGGCGCCAAGCTCGAGAAGACCCTTGAAAAAATGACGAAGAACCGCCTCAAGGGCGTGGCGCTCGGCGCCGCGGTCACGGCGGTTATTCAGAGTTCGTCGGCGACGACGGTCATGATCGTCGGCTTTGTCAACGCCGGCATCATGAAGCTCACCCAGGCCATTCCGGCCATCATGGGCGCCAACATCGGCACGACCGTCACCGCGCAGATTCTGCGCCTGGGCGACGTCAGCGGCGTCGGCTTTCTGCTGACGCTCATCAAGCCCAACAACCTCGCCCCGATTCTCCTGATCATCGGCACGATGATGGTGGTGTTCGGCAGCGGCAAAAAGACCAAGGACATCGGCAGCCTCATCGCGGGGCTCGGCATGCTCTTCTTCGGCATGTCCACCATGGAACAGACCTTGACGCCGCTTCGCGATCTGCCCCAGTTTCAGCAGGCCATGGCCGCGGTGTCGAATCCGCTGCTCGGCGTGGCGCTCGGCGCCGTGCTGACGGCGGTGCTGCAGAGCTCCTCGGCCTCCATCGGCATTTTGCAGGCCCTCTCGGCGACGGGCGCCATCACCTTTGCGACGGCCGCGCCCATCATCCTCGGCACCAACATCGGCACCTGCATTCCGGTCATCATGGCGAGCATCGGCGCCAACAAGAACGCAAAGCGCGCCGCGACCGTACACCTCTACTTCAATGTGATCGGCTCGATCATCTTCCTGATCGGCATCTACGCCATCCAGTACACGGTGGGCTTCTCGTTCTGGGGCGACGCCATGACCAGAGGCTCCATCGCCGACTTCCACATTCTGTTCAACGTGGTCAACACCATCATTCTGCTGCCCTTTACCAATCAGCTTGCCAAGCTCGCCAAGAGAACGGTGCGCGACAAAAAGGGCGAGCGCTCGCGCGAGGACGAAAATCTGCTTGAGGACCGCTTTCTCGCAACGCCGGGGCTTGCGCTCGAGCAGTGCCGCAAGGTCATTGTGGATATGGGGGAGACCGCCTTTGCGAATTTCTACCGCTCGTGCAACCTGGTTCAGAAGTTTGACAACAAGGAGTTCAAGCACTTAAACGACGAGGAGAATTTTCTCGACAAGTCCGAATCGCTGCTCGGCAACTACCTTGTGCGCATCACCTCCGGCAATCTCAACGACCACGACAGCAAGACGGCGAGCGAGTACCTGCACGCCATCGGCGACTTTGAGCGCATCGGCGACTACAGCGTCAACATCGCCGAGGTGGGCGAGTACAACCACGAGAACGGCATCACCCTCTCGGAGTCGGCACAGAGAGAGCTTGAGACCATCAACAACGCTGTGCGCGAGATTCTCTCGATGACCGTCATGGCCTTTGAGAACAACGACGCGGCGCTCGCCGCGCAGGTCGAACCTCTCGAGGAGGTCATCGACGTGATGAAAGAGACGCTCAAGAACAAGCACGTCGAACGGCTTCAGGCCGGCATCTGCAACGTGCAGTCGGGCATCTCGTTCATCGAGGTGCTGACCAATCTCGAGCGCATCTCGGACCACTGCTCCAACATCGCGGTCAACGTCATCAAAATGGTGGAGCGCTCGACCAAATTCGACCCCCATGAGCATCTGCGCAAGGTGCACGAGGGCGTCAGCGGCGAGTACAAGGAAAAATTCGACGAGTACACCGAGAAGTATCTCATCCCACTTGAAAAAATCCATTGA
- a CDS encoding helix-turn-helix domain-containing protein, with amino-acid sequence MHFQRLHDLREDQDLTQEEVGRVLGIQQTVYSRYERGIQTIPVEHLIRLADFYKTSTDYILGRTNNRGPIR; translated from the coding sequence ATGCACTTTCAGCGGCTGCACGATCTGCGCGAGGATCAGGATCTGACCCAGGAGGAGGTTGGCCGGGTGCTCGGCATTCAGCAGACGGTCTACTCCCGCTATGAGAGAGGAATCCAGACCATCCCGGTTGAGCATCTGATCCGGCTTGCGGATTTCTATAAGACCTCCACCGATTACATCCTCGGCCGTACCAACAACCGTGGACCCATCCGGTAA
- the thiD gene encoding bifunctional hydroxymethylpyrimidine kinase/phosphomethylpyrimidine kinase produces MKTALSIAGSDCSGGAGIQADIKTMSAIGVFGMSVIVSVVAENTSRVISIEDVSPKLIADQIDAVFEDIEVDAVKVGMLSTPACMAAVAEKLRQYRPRHIVIDPVMYAKNGCPLMQESSIGTLIDTVIPLATLLTPNIPEAEKIAGMPIKTVDDMKTAARRIAGLGARAVLIKGGHYIGDAEDILYDGSAFYPYVRRRIDTKNTHGTGCTLSSAIASYLALGESLPGAVERAKEYVTGAIEHALDIGRGCGPTHHFYRFYSQQGGTL; encoded by the coding sequence ATGAAAACAGCACTCAGCATTGCAGGCAGCGACTGCAGCGGCGGCGCGGGAATCCAGGCCGACATCAAGACCATGTCGGCCATCGGCGTGTTCGGCATGAGCGTCATCGTCTCGGTCGTGGCCGAGAACACCAGCCGCGTCATCTCCATCGAGGATGTCTCGCCGAAGCTCATCGCCGATCAGATCGACGCCGTATTCGAGGACATCGAGGTCGACGCGGTCAAGGTCGGCATGCTCTCCACTCCCGCCTGCATGGCGGCGGTGGCCGAGAAGCTGCGCCAGTACCGCCCGCGCCACATCGTCATCGACCCGGTCATGTACGCGAAAAACGGCTGTCCGCTCATGCAGGAGTCGTCCATCGGCACACTCATCGACACCGTCATTCCGCTCGCGACGCTGCTCACCCCCAACATCCCCGAGGCCGAAAAGATCGCGGGGATGCCGATCAAAACCGTCGACGACATGAAGACAGCGGCCCGGCGCATCGCCGGGCTCGGCGCGCGCGCCGTGCTCATCAAGGGCGGCCACTACATCGGCGACGCCGAGGACATCCTCTACGACGGCAGCGCGTTTTACCCCTATGTCCGCCGCCGGATTGACACCAAAAACACCCATGGCACAGGCTGCACACTCTCGAGCGCCATCGCCTCCTACCTTGCGCTCGGCGAGAGTCTGCCCGGCGCCGTCGAAAGGGCGAAAGAGTATGTCACCGGCGCCATCGAGCACGCGCTCGACATCGGCCGCGGATGCGGCCCCACCCATCACTTTTACCGTTTTTATTCACAGCAGGGAGGAACATTGTGA
- a CDS encoding D-alanyl-D-alanine carboxypeptidase family protein, with product MDVSTHGTLRTPEEGVPKTGRRGCEHPWTQPDFRPQGEAETAGIGHAGRAAAGGHSIRRCGRGKGGLQMRGKREICVLLAAALLLFAGMPAAATLDSELIETIDVVDEAEIYEQGEPTGAVDVTPLFEVTSPSAILMEQSTGRVLYEKNPDEPLPPASVTKVMSLLLVMEALDSGAISLEDPVTCSEVAAGMGGSQIYLEPGEVMTVDELLKAAVVASANDATAALAEHVAGSVDTFVAKMNARAAELGMTNTVFKNTTGLPTEGHLTTARDIAIMSRELMKHEKIKDYTLIWMDTVRNGEFGLANTNKLVKTYQGITGLKTGSTSEAKFCLSATAERDGMGLVAVVLAAPSGKERFADATKILDYGFATYEKRVYEAGAIDPMKVLRGTQPSVALAVKNPQVEVVVPKGSNQKISTKVEVCEDLQAPVDKGQKVGQISFYLDGELLATSDVVCQNDVPALTFAALVLKGISQLFGICEPV from the coding sequence ATGGATGTGAGCACGCACGGCACGCTTCGCACGCCCGAGGAGGGAGTGCCGAAGACGGGGCGCCGCGGCTGCGAACACCCGTGGACCCAGCCGGACTTTCGCCCGCAGGGGGAAGCTGAGACGGCCGGGATCGGGCATGCCGGCCGCGCTGCGGCCGGCGGTCACAGTATCCGCCGGTGCGGGCGGGGAAAAGGTGGGTTACAGATGCGCGGGAAAAGAGAAATTTGCGTGCTGCTTGCGGCGGCCCTGCTGCTGTTTGCGGGAATGCCGGCGGCGGCGACGCTCGACAGCGAGCTGATTGAGACCATTGACGTGGTCGACGAGGCGGAGATCTATGAGCAGGGCGAGCCGACGGGCGCCGTCGACGTGACGCCCCTGTTTGAGGTGACGAGCCCCTCGGCCATCCTCATGGAGCAGTCGACGGGCCGGGTGCTCTACGAGAAGAACCCCGACGAGCCGCTGCCCCCGGCGAGCGTGACCAAGGTCATGAGTCTGCTTCTGGTGATGGAGGCGCTCGACAGCGGTGCGATTTCGCTCGAGGACCCGGTCACCTGCAGCGAGGTCGCGGCGGGGATGGGCGGCTCACAGATCTACCTCGAGCCGGGCGAGGTGATGACGGTTGACGAGCTCTTGAAAGCCGCGGTGGTTGCAAGCGCCAACGACGCGACGGCGGCGCTCGCCGAACACGTCGCGGGCAGTGTGGACACCTTTGTCGCGAAGATGAACGCCCGCGCCGCCGAGCTCGGCATGACGAACACCGTCTTCAAAAACACAACCGGGCTTCCGACCGAGGGCCATTTGACGACGGCGCGCGACATCGCCATTATGTCGCGCGAGCTGATGAAGCACGAGAAGATCAAGGACTACACCCTCATCTGGATGGACACGGTGCGAAACGGCGAATTCGGGCTTGCGAACACCAACAAGCTCGTCAAGACCTACCAGGGCATCACGGGGCTCAAGACCGGCTCGACGAGCGAGGCGAAGTTCTGCCTGTCGGCGACGGCCGAGCGCGACGGCATGGGCCTTGTCGCGGTGGTGCTCGCCGCCCCGAGCGGCAAGGAGCGCTTTGCCGACGCGACAAAAATTCTCGACTACGGCTTTGCCACCTATGAGAAGCGCGTCTACGAGGCCGGGGCAATCGACCCGATGAAAGTGCTGCGCGGCACCCAGCCGAGCGTGGCGCTCGCGGTGAAGAATCCCCAGGTCGAGGTTGTGGTACCCAAGGGCTCAAACCAGAAGATCTCGACGAAGGTAGAGGTATGCGAGGATCTCCAAGCGCCGGTCGACAAGGGCCAGAAAGTCGGCCAGATCAGCTTTTACCTCGACGGCGAGCTGCTCGCGACAAGCGACGTGGTCTGTCAGAACGATGTGCCGGCTCTGACGTTTGCGGCCCTCGTGCTCAAGGGGATCTCGCAGCTGTTCGGCATCTGTGAGCCGGTCTGA
- a CDS encoding M20/M25/M40 family metallo-hydrolase, whose translation MNEKRLLESFLDYVKIDSESGNEKAVAERLRADLEALGLRVETDGAGPAVGSNTGNLYAFLEGDSSLEPLILSAHIDTVTPGVGIEPVVEDGVITSRGETILGGDDKSGVCAILEALRVLREQKLPHRPAELVFTVMEERGLLGSKHLDYSRLAAKRAVVFDSSGDVGKIIVSAPGHLNIKASIHGKKAHAGICPEQGVSAIAVAADAVSRMRLGRLDGETTANIGSLRAEGADNIVCDLATLSAEARSQNEAKLDAQGEHMVACLREACERHGATLDCELIKAYGPYCFADSDPLVVQVRTALESIGVTPFTASTGGGSDANNMNLNGVHAVVVGTGMDRVHTTDERLTVENLGNCARLALALLKKPI comes from the coding sequence ATGAACGAAAAGAGACTGCTCGAGAGCTTTCTCGACTATGTGAAAATCGACAGCGAGTCCGGAAACGAAAAGGCGGTCGCCGAGCGGCTGCGCGCCGATCTCGAGGCGCTCGGCCTGCGCGTTGAGACCGACGGCGCGGGCCCGGCGGTCGGCTCGAACACCGGCAACCTCTACGCCTTTCTCGAGGGCGACAGCTCCCTTGAGCCGCTGATTCTCAGCGCCCACATCGACACGGTGACGCCGGGCGTCGGCATTGAGCCGGTCGTCGAAGACGGCGTCATCACAAGCCGCGGCGAGACCATTCTCGGCGGCGACGACAAGTCGGGCGTCTGCGCCATTCTGGAGGCGCTGCGCGTCCTGCGCGAGCAGAAGCTGCCCCACCGCCCGGCCGAGCTCGTCTTCACCGTCATGGAGGAGCGCGGGCTGCTCGGCTCCAAACACCTCGACTACAGCCGCCTCGCGGCGAAGCGCGCCGTCGTCTTCGACAGCAGCGGCGACGTGGGCAAGATCATCGTCAGCGCCCCGGGCCACCTGAACATCAAGGCCTCCATCCACGGCAAAAAGGCCCATGCGGGCATCTGCCCCGAGCAGGGCGTCTCGGCCATCGCAGTGGCGGCCGACGCCGTCAGCCGCATGCGCCTGGGCCGTCTCGACGGGGAGACCACCGCCAACATCGGCTCGCTGCGCGCCGAGGGAGCGGACAACATCGTGTGCGACCTCGCCACGCTCTCGGCCGAGGCGCGCAGCCAGAACGAGGCGAAGCTCGACGCCCAGGGTGAGCACATGGTCGCCTGCCTGAGAGAGGCCTGCGAGCGCCACGGCGCCACGCTCGACTGCGAGCTCATCAAGGCCTACGGCCCCTACTGCTTTGCCGACAGCGACCCGCTCGTCGTGCAGGTGCGCACAGCGCTCGAGTCCATCGGCGTCACGCCGTTCACGGCCTCGACCGGCGGCGGCAGCGACGCGAACAACATGAATTTAAACGGCGTGCACGCCGTGGTCGTCGGCACCGGGATGGATCGGGTCCACACCACCGACGAGCGGCTCACTGTCGAGAATCTGGGCAACTGCGCGCGTCTGGCGCTTGCGCTGCTGAAAAAGCCGATTTGA
- a CDS encoding HPr family phosphocarrier protein, whose protein sequence is MKSVTIKLNSINDVKQFVNIVSKYDFDVDLVSGRYIIDAKSIMGIFSLDLANPIELEARGNEVDPLIDELEPFLVK, encoded by the coding sequence ATGAAGAGTGTGACCATCAAACTGAACTCGATCAACGATGTCAAGCAGTTTGTCAACATCGTCAGCAAGTACGACTTCGATGTGGATCTGGTCTCGGGCCGCTACATCATCGACGCGAAATCCATCATGGGCATTTTCAGCCTGGATCTGGCAAACCCCATTGAGCTCGAGGCGAGAGGCAATGAGGTCGATCCTCTCATTGACGAGCTCGAGCCCTTTCTTGTAAAATAG